Proteins co-encoded in one Phycisphaeraceae bacterium genomic window:
- the rplO gene encoding 50S ribosomal protein L15, whose amino-acid sequence MMIHEITAQAGKYKARKRIGRGKGSGTGKRSGRGQKGAGARSGHSTRFSFEGGQMPFFRRLPKMGFNNVEFRTQFWIVNLGDILQHSDFAKGGDVNAQTLIKAGLIRDESRDLKILGNLAEGQKVGVKLNVTAHRVSASVRTHVTGAGGSVDETGTRRDRVRGVDRNSDDHSPKNQTKKAKRRKFQRAKAEAAAKGEVLKKN is encoded by the coding sequence ATGATGATTCACGAGATTACCGCCCAGGCGGGCAAGTACAAGGCCAGGAAGCGCATCGGGCGCGGCAAGGGCAGCGGCACGGGCAAACGCTCAGGTCGTGGACAGAAGGGTGCTGGCGCGCGCTCCGGACATTCGACCCGCTTCAGTTTTGAAGGCGGCCAGATGCCATTCTTCCGTCGCCTCCCGAAGATGGGCTTCAACAACGTCGAGTTCCGGACTCAGTTCTGGATCGTCAACCTCGGCGACATCCTTCAGCATTCCGACTTTGCCAAGGGTGGCGATGTCAACGCGCAGACCCTCATCAAGGCCGGGCTCATCCGCGATGAAAGTCGCGACCTCAAGATCCTGGGCAACCTTGCAGAGGGTCAGAAGGTCGGCGTGAAACTCAATGTCACTGCCCATCGCGTGTCGGCATCCGTGCGTACGCACGTCACGGGCGCGGGCGGCTCGGTCGATGAGACCGGGACGCGGCGTGACCGAGTTCGCGGCGTGGATCGCAACTCAGATGACCACTCACCCAAGAACCAGACCAAGAAGGCCAAGCGGCGCAAGTTCCAGCGAGCCAAGGCCGAGGCTGCCGCAAAGGGCGAAGTCCTCAAGAAGAACTGA
- the rpsS gene encoding 30S ribosomal protein S19, with translation MGRSLKKGPYVDEKLYMKVERQRQQGRREPIKTWARACTIVPEFVGQTFQVHNGRVFMDVFVTEDMVGHKLGEFALTRTFRGHTNKKEGIKSGR, from the coding sequence ATGGGACGCAGTCTGAAAAAAGGTCCGTACGTCGACGAGAAGTTGTACATGAAGGTTGAGCGGCAGCGGCAGCAGGGTCGTCGCGAGCCGATCAAGACGTGGGCCCGCGCGTGCACGATTGTGCCGGAGTTTGTGGGCCAGACGTTTCAGGTGCACAACGGGCGGGTGTTCATGGATGTGTTTGTGACAGAGGACATGGTTGGGCACAAGTTGGGCGAGTTCGCGCTGACGCGCACGTTCCGCGGACACACGAACAAGAAGGAAGGGATCAAATCCGGGCGCTGA
- the secY gene encoding preprotein translocase subunit SecY has product MQTITNVFKIDELRNKILFTLGMLVVYRIGFWIPLPGVNQSQLSEFFQRSAAENSAATRVAEYVAIFSGGSFAQSTIFGLGIMPYISAAIIFQLLGGVVPALKALKDEGPTGQQKIQEWTRYATVGLCIMQGIGWLAFMTRSGLVYPNWAANPLWWMMAVMALTAGTVFLMWLGEQIDRFGIGNGMSLIIMAGILTGMPNAVMAVYRNFDPADSEKMGWLGLILLAAGFVLVVAGSVVITVAQRRIPVQQAKHTRGRKVFGGQRSFLPLRVNHGGVMPIIFASSLMMLPSVLFSSLHSTVQSSGAGGFWPLLTGWLSDNFMMGEFPYVLLYIFMVYFFSYFWITVQFNPEEMSKQLRDHGSFIPGLRPGPRTAEYLEAVMERITYVGAAFLAVIAVLPMVVNRSLNIDFVVTQFLGGTGLLIVVSVALDFLQRVEAALLMRNYAGFLGGGQDDARGPKLRGPAGAGGF; this is encoded by the coding sequence ATTCAGACCATCACTAACGTCTTCAAGATCGACGAGCTGCGGAACAAGATTCTGTTCACGCTTGGCATGCTCGTGGTCTATCGCATTGGGTTCTGGATTCCGCTTCCCGGCGTGAATCAATCGCAGTTGAGCGAGTTCTTTCAGCGTTCAGCAGCCGAGAATAGTGCCGCGACTCGGGTGGCGGAGTATGTCGCGATTTTCTCCGGCGGATCGTTCGCACAGAGCACGATCTTCGGCCTGGGGATCATGCCATACATTTCGGCTGCCATCATCTTTCAGTTGCTCGGCGGGGTCGTGCCGGCACTCAAGGCACTCAAGGACGAAGGCCCAACCGGACAGCAGAAAATCCAGGAATGGACACGCTACGCCACGGTCGGGCTTTGCATCATGCAGGGCATCGGCTGGCTTGCGTTTATGACGCGCTCGGGATTGGTGTATCCGAACTGGGCGGCCAATCCATTGTGGTGGATGATGGCCGTCATGGCGCTGACTGCGGGCACCGTGTTCCTCATGTGGCTCGGTGAGCAGATCGACCGTTTCGGCATCGGCAACGGCATGTCGCTGATCATCATGGCCGGGATTCTCACGGGCATGCCCAATGCCGTGATGGCTGTCTATCGCAACTTTGATCCGGCGGACTCTGAAAAGATGGGGTGGCTCGGGCTGATTCTGCTTGCAGCCGGCTTCGTGCTTGTTGTCGCGGGGTCGGTTGTCATCACCGTCGCGCAGCGGCGCATTCCCGTGCAACAGGCCAAGCATACGCGCGGCCGCAAGGTCTTCGGCGGGCAGCGGAGTTTCCTTCCGTTGCGCGTCAACCACGGCGGCGTCATGCCGATCATCTTCGCCAGTTCATTGATGATGCTCCCGTCGGTGTTGTTCAGCAGCCTGCACTCGACTGTACAGAGCAGCGGCGCCGGCGGGTTCTGGCCCCTGCTGACCGGATGGCTGAGCGACAACTTCATGATGGGCGAGTTCCCTTATGTTCTCCTCTACATCTTCATGGTCTACTTCTTCAGTTATTTCTGGATCACGGTCCAGTTCAACCCCGAAGAAATGTCCAAGCAATTGCGCGATCACGGCTCATTCATTCCTGGCTTGAGACCTGGGCCTCGCACAGCCGAGTATCTCGAAGCCGTGATGGAGCGCATCACATATGTCGGAGCAGCCTTCCTGGCGGTCATTGCGGTGTTGCCGATGGTTGTGAATCGCAGTCTGAACATCGACTTTGTAGTGACGCAGTTCCTCGGCGGAACTGGGCTGTTGATCGTGGTGTCGGTCGCGCTCGACTTCCTCCAGCGAGTCGAAGCCGCCCTCCTCATGCGCAACTATGCCGGGTTCCTCGGCGGCGGGCAGGATGATGCCCGGGGTCCGAAACTGCGTGGTCCGGCGGGTGCCGGAGGGTTCTGA
- the rplR gene encoding 50S ribosomal protein L18, whose protein sequence is MAIMDRQQKKTVRRTRRRTGIRKRVIGTPDRPRMAVYRSLAHIYVQIIDDLSGRTLCSASTRDKDIKTSGGGNVDAAKVVGTKVAERAKASGVTQVTFDRGGFRYHGRIKALADAARQGGLQF, encoded by the coding sequence ATGGCGATTATGGACAGGCAACAGAAAAAGACAGTTCGACGCACGCGACGCCGGACGGGCATCCGCAAGCGGGTCATCGGTACTCCCGACAGGCCTCGCATGGCGGTCTATCGCTCACTGGCGCACATCTATGTGCAGATCATCGACGATCTCAGCGGGCGCACGCTCTGCTCGGCGTCGACACGCGACAAGGACATCAAGACCAGCGGCGGCGGCAACGTTGACGCTGCGAAGGTCGTCGGCACCAAAGTGGCCGAGCGGGCCAAGGCTTCGGGTGTGACGCAGGTCACATTCGATCGCGGCGGATTCAGGTATCACGGTCGGATCAAGGCGCTGGCAGACGCTGCCCGCCAGGGCGGATTGCAGTTCTAA
- the rpmC gene encoding 50S ribosomal protein L29: MNGEQVRALKDEEIAIELKKSREKLFRLRSQSVTEKVEDVSSIGKVRRDVARLLTEIRSRELAGQSK; this comes from the coding sequence ATGAATGGCGAGCAGGTTCGAGCATTGAAAGACGAAGAGATCGCGATTGAACTCAAGAAGTCGCGCGAGAAGTTGTTCCGTTTGCGTTCGCAGAGCGTGACGGAAAAGGTCGAGGACGTCTCGTCGATCGGGAAGGTTCGTCGCGATGTCGCGAGGCTTCTGACTGAGATTCGTTCGCGGGAGTTGGCGGGCCAGAGCAAGTAA
- the rpsK gene encoding 30S ribosomal protein S11, translated as MAKKIKKVRKNVIRGIAHVKATQNNTIVTVTDVNGEALAWDSAGTIGFKGARKATPFAATRAGEQVGHKVRKMGMSEVEVRITGTGAGRESAVQGLVSTGLRVTAIEDHTPVPHNGCRPPKRRRV; from the coding sequence ATGGCCAAGAAGATTAAGAAAGTCCGCAAGAACGTCATTCGCGGAATCGCCCACGTCAAGGCGACCCAGAACAACACGATCGTCACCGTCACCGACGTCAATGGCGAAGCCCTGGCATGGGATTCTGCTGGAACGATCGGCTTCAAGGGTGCCCGCAAGGCGACTCCCTTTGCAGCCACTCGCGCTGGCGAGCAGGTCGGACACAAAGTCCGCAAGATGGGCATGAGTGAAGTCGAGGTCCGCATCACTGGCACCGGTGCCGGGCGCGAATCTGCCGTTCAGGGCCTTGTCTCGACCGGGCTGCGCGTCACCGCGATCGAGGACCACACTCCGGTTCCTCACAACGGTTGCCGCCCGCCAAAGCGTCGCCGCGTCTGA
- the rplW gene encoding 50S ribosomal protein L23, with amino-acid sequence MELSYYIKRPLLTEKSTAGMEQNHYTFEVDRRASKTDIKAAIESLYGVKVEAVQTQVRKSALRRTKFGYVKPSPTKKATVKLREGDVIELF; translated from the coding sequence ATGGAACTCTCGTACTACATCAAGCGTCCGCTGCTGACCGAGAAGAGCACGGCAGGGATGGAGCAGAACCACTACACGTTTGAGGTGGATCGGCGTGCATCCAAGACGGATATCAAGGCGGCGATCGAGTCGCTGTATGGCGTGAAGGTTGAAGCGGTACAGACACAGGTGCGCAAGAGCGCGCTGCGTCGAACGAAGTTCGGATATGTCAAGCCGTCCCCGACGAAGAAGGCCACGGTCAAGCTTCGTGAGGGCGACGTGATCGAGTTGTTCTAA
- the rplN gene encoding 50S ribosomal protein L14 codes for MLQQESRCDVADNSGAKIAYVIRVYGGSTRRGGFTRKIAGVGDRVLVSIKKALPGADIKPGDMSKAVIVRTNKATRRADGSYVRFDSNAVVLINDDGNPKGTRIFGAVARELRDRNYMKIVSLATEVI; via the coding sequence ATGTTGCAGCAAGAATCGAGATGTGATGTCGCGGATAACTCCGGAGCGAAAATCGCTTACGTGATCCGTGTGTATGGCGGGTCAACCCGTCGCGGCGGGTTTACGCGCAAGATTGCCGGCGTCGGTGATCGCGTGCTCGTGAGCATCAAGAAGGCCCTGCCCGGGGCGGACATCAAGCCTGGCGACATGTCCAAAGCTGTGATCGTCCGCACGAACAAGGCGACGCGACGGGCCGACGGGTCGTATGTGCGTTTTGACTCGAATGCGGTGGTTCTGATCAACGACGACGGGAACCCGAAGGGGACCCGCATTTTCGGTGCTGTTGCCCGCGAGCTGCGCGACCGGAACTACATGAAGATTGTTTCACTCGCGACGGAGGTGATCTGA
- the rplE gene encoding 50S ribosomal protein L5, whose protein sequence is MAKEKSKPKKGGADSESAKAALVVSGPPRMKTLFDQTVRPKVSEKFGVANAMAMPKIDKVVININMGRHLDGTKLPPNVKSTVIDTLTAISGQKPVIRHAKKSVSNFKVREGYESSAMVTLRRERMWHFLDRLIHLATPRIKDFRGLNDKAFDRQGSYSMGLNEQGVFPEINMAEVTFTHGMNINVCFKNSTPEMSRFVLAELGMPFRKPEDGKSR, encoded by the coding sequence ATGGCCAAGGAAAAGAGCAAACCCAAGAAGGGCGGAGCAGACAGCGAGTCAGCCAAGGCAGCGCTTGTTGTCTCGGGTCCGCCGCGCATGAAGACCCTGTTCGACCAGACGGTTCGGCCGAAAGTGTCGGAGAAGTTCGGCGTTGCCAACGCGATGGCCATGCCGAAGATCGACAAGGTCGTCATCAACATCAACATGGGGCGTCACCTCGACGGGACCAAGCTTCCGCCGAACGTCAAGAGCACGGTGATCGACACGCTGACAGCGATCTCGGGCCAGAAGCCTGTGATTCGGCATGCGAAGAAGTCGGTCTCGAACTTCAAGGTTCGCGAAGGGTACGAATCGTCAGCCATGGTGACGCTGCGTCGCGAACGCATGTGGCACTTCCTCGATCGTCTGATTCACCTGGCCACGCCTCGCATCAAGGACTTCCGCGGGTTGAACGACAAGGCGTTCGACCGGCAGGGAAGTTACTCGATGGGTCTCAACGAGCAGGGCGTGTTCCCCGAGATCAACATGGCGGAAGTGACATTCACGCACGGGATGAACATCAACGTCTGTTTCAAGAATTCGACTCCGGAGATGAGTCGGTTCGTGCTGGCGGAACTGGGGATGCCGTTCCGCAAGCCCGAAGACGGCAAGTCGAGGTGA
- the rpsQ gene encoding 30S ribosomal protein S17: MSKQAEQVKGIRQGVVETDARDKTRKVVIHFRAPHPKYGKYVSRRTVLHVHDENNESHTGDVVEVAPCRPMSKTKFWKLVRIVEKRSGE, translated from the coding sequence ATGAGCAAACAAGCCGAGCAAGTCAAGGGAATCCGGCAGGGCGTGGTGGAAACCGACGCGCGTGACAAGACGCGCAAAGTTGTTATTCACTTTCGTGCCCCGCACCCGAAGTACGGCAAGTACGTCAGCCGCCGGACCGTTCTCCATGTGCACGACGAGAACAACGAGTCGCACACGGGGGATGTGGTTGAGGTGGCACCGTGCCGTCCGATGAGCAAGACCAAGTTCTGGAAACTGGTCCGGATTGTAGAGAAGCGATCGGGCGAGTGA
- the rpsH gene encoding 30S ribosomal protein S8, translated as MSLNDPIADMLTRVRNAARNRKKTVVCLNTKVCRGIAEALKGEGYITDFELVDDGRQGKINIKLRYGPRGETILHEIKRESTPGCRVYRKVDDLHHIRQGLGISIISTSSGVLSDRQCRDQKVGGELLCTVI; from the coding sequence ATGTCTCTGAATGATCCAATCGCTGATATGCTCACCCGAGTCCGCAACGCGGCCCGGAACCGCAAGAAGACCGTTGTGTGCTTGAACACCAAGGTCTGTCGCGGCATCGCCGAAGCGCTCAAGGGCGAAGGCTACATCACAGACTTCGAGCTCGTCGATGACGGGCGACAGGGCAAGATCAACATCAAGCTCCGCTATGGGCCTCGGGGAGAGACGATTCTCCACGAAATCAAGCGGGAGAGCACCCCGGGTTGCCGCGTGTATCGCAAGGTCGACGACCTGCACCACATCCGCCAGGGTCTGGGCATTTCGATCATCTCGACGAGCAGCGGGGTGTTGAGCGATCGTCAGTGTCGCGACCAGAAGGTCGGCGGCGAGTTGCTGTGCACGGTGATCTGA
- the rpsE gene encoding 30S ribosomal protein S5, producing MAEVLDEASHLEASTVNIYRTAATVKGGRRFSFGALVVVGDHRGKVGYGYAKSKEVPAAIEKAQKHARRVLALVPMTGKTIPHEVEGRFGASRVRLIPASPGTGVVAGGTVRTVLEMAGITDCLTKCYGSTNKLNVVKAVFAGIEQLQLRQDIASLRGVEITTTDIEQRVEKGQRFMPKTSGQKMQGPVNTVGQERRGGGGRGGRGGGGGGRRRGAEQDASGSTEAGSSGN from the coding sequence ATGGCAGAAGTTCTGGACGAAGCCAGTCATCTAGAGGCATCCACAGTCAACATCTACCGCACAGCCGCTACGGTCAAGGGCGGTCGCCGATTCAGTTTCGGCGCGCTCGTGGTCGTTGGCGATCACCGCGGGAAGGTTGGCTATGGGTATGCCAAGTCGAAGGAAGTTCCCGCTGCCATCGAAAAGGCGCAGAAGCACGCTCGCCGTGTTTTGGCGTTGGTTCCGATGACCGGGAAGACCATTCCGCACGAGGTCGAAGGCCGCTTTGGTGCGTCGCGCGTCCGTCTGATTCCCGCTTCGCCGGGGACAGGCGTTGTTGCGGGCGGCACGGTGCGCACGGTCCTCGAAATGGCGGGTATTACGGATTGCCTGACCAAGTGCTACGGCTCGACGAACAAGCTCAACGTGGTCAAGGCCGTGTTCGCAGGTATCGAGCAACTCCAACTCAGACAGGACATCGCCTCGCTGCGTGGCGTCGAAATCACAACCACTGATATCGAGCAGCGCGTTGAAAAGGGACAGCGTTTCATGCCCAAGACATCGGGGCAGAAAATGCAAGGCCCTGTCAACACCGTCGGGCAGGAACGGCGCGGTGGCGGCGGGCGTGGCGGACGTGGCGGCGGCGGCGGTGGGCGGCGTCGCGGCGCAGAGCAGGACGCTTCGGGATCGACCGAAGCCGGATCGAGCGGAAACTGA
- the rpsC gene encoding 30S ribosomal protein S3, translating into MGQKTHPFGFRLGVTETHRSRWYAPKALYGELLIEDEKIRRFLDHRLNRTPPNAAVSDILIERTREELKVILKTARPGLVIGPKGAEVDRMTEELQLMTGRKVSISIIEIKNADMNAKLVAESVAEQLSKRMSFRRVVKSRGEAVMQAGGRGVRILISGRLGGAEMSRNLDIRLGSLPLSTLQANIDYGFTEASTAYGQIGVKVWIYKGEYAPEVEEEQSRAAGAQARARGRR; encoded by the coding sequence ATGGGACAGAAGACTCATCCATTTGGGTTCAGGCTCGGGGTGACGGAAACGCACCGCAGCCGCTGGTACGCGCCCAAGGCGTTGTATGGCGAACTTCTGATCGAGGACGAGAAGATCCGTCGATTTCTGGATCATCGCCTGAACCGCACGCCGCCAAACGCCGCGGTGAGCGACATTCTCATCGAGCGCACGCGCGAAGAGCTCAAGGTGATTCTCAAGACGGCGCGTCCTGGTCTGGTGATCGGGCCCAAGGGTGCGGAAGTCGATCGGATGACGGAAGAGCTGCAGCTGATGACGGGCCGCAAGGTTTCGATTTCGATTATCGAGATCAAGAATGCGGACATGAACGCGAAGCTGGTTGCCGAGAGCGTGGCCGAGCAGTTGTCGAAGCGGATGAGTTTCCGCCGCGTGGTCAAGAGTCGTGGCGAAGCGGTGATGCAGGCGGGCGGGCGTGGGGTTCGTATTCTGATCAGTGGCCGACTGGGCGGTGCGGAAATGAGCCGCAACCTGGATATTCGGCTCGGGTCGCTGCCTCTGAGCACGCTTCAGGCGAACATCGATTACGGATTTACCGAGGCTTCGACTGCGTACGGGCAGATCGGGGTGAAGGTGTGGATTTACAAGGGTGAGTATGCACCCGAGGTTGAAGAAGAACAGTCACGTGCTGCCGGGGCTCAGGCCAGGGCACGCGGTCGTCGTTGA
- a CDS encoding type Z 30S ribosomal protein S14: MTTKAQVAKSKRTPKYSSRIVRRCELTGRARGVYRKFRISRIMLRKLALEGKIPGMRKASW, translated from the coding sequence ATGACCACGAAGGCACAAGTCGCCAAGAGCAAGCGTACCCCGAAGTATTCATCGCGCATTGTTCGCCGATGCGAACTGACCGGCCGTGCGCGGGGCGTGTATCGCAAGTTCCGCATCAGTCGCATCATGCTGAGGAAACTGGCCTTGGAAGGCAAGATCCCGGGGATGCGCAAGGCATCGTGGTAA
- the rpsM gene encoding 30S ribosomal protein S13, which produces MPRIAGNDVPERKKILFALQYIHGIGPKFAAEILAEAQISGDVRANELTEQQIAHINGIIDATYLVEGALRRQVSQNIQRLRDIRCYRGDRHRRGLPVHGQRTRCNARTRKGRKKTVAGKKGVKG; this is translated from the coding sequence GTGCCACGTATCGCGGGGAACGACGTTCCCGAACGGAAGAAAATACTTTTCGCGTTGCAGTACATCCATGGAATTGGGCCGAAGTTTGCCGCGGAGATTCTCGCGGAAGCCCAGATCAGCGGTGACGTGCGCGCCAATGAACTGACCGAACAGCAGATCGCCCACATCAACGGGATCATCGATGCGACGTATCTCGTCGAGGGTGCGCTGCGTCGTCAGGTCAGTCAGAACATTCAGCGTCTGCGCGACATCCGCTGCTATCGCGGCGATCGCCATCGTCGAGGCCTCCCCGTGCATGGGCAGCGCACCCGCTGCAACGCCCGCACACGCAAGGGCCGCAAGAAGACTGTCGCCGGCAAGAAGGGCGTCAAGGGCTGA
- the rplV gene encoding 50S ribosomal protein L22 yields MLGCDLSDITRFTSQVRHHRGSPRKAQLVADMIRGKSFVDAQNMLMFSSKRAAVNIRKALDAARSDAEMAGIDPNALIVAESRVDEGPHIKRFRPKDRGRAHQILKRTSHITVSVEERS; encoded by the coding sequence ATGCTCGGGTGTGATCTGAGCGATATCACGCGGTTCACCAGCCAGGTTCGTCACCACCGTGGGAGCCCGCGCAAGGCCCAACTGGTGGCCGACATGATTCGTGGCAAGAGTTTCGTCGATGCCCAGAACATGCTGATGTTCAGTTCCAAGCGGGCAGCGGTGAACATTCGCAAGGCACTGGACGCGGCCCGCTCGGATGCCGAGATGGCGGGGATCGATCCCAATGCGTTGATCGTTGCGGAGAGTCGCGTGGATGAAGGGCCGCACATCAAGCGGTTCAGGCCGAAGGATCGTGGGCGTGCCCACCAGATTCTCAAGAGAACAAGTCACATTACTGTGAGTGTTGAGGAGCGTTCCTGA
- the ykgO gene encoding type B 50S ribosomal protein L36, with protein MKVKSSVKRRTKDCQIVRRKGKVFVINKKNPRFKQRQG; from the coding sequence ATGAAAGTCAAATCAAGTGTCAAACGCAGGACAAAGGACTGCCAGATCGTCCGACGAAAAGGCAAAGTGTTTGTCATCAACAAGAAGAACCCCAGGTTCAAGCAGCGTCAGGGCTGA
- the rplX gene encoding 50S ribosomal protein L24, translating into MARHVRAGDMVIVTAGSEKGKTGEVSSVNPKAETVIVKGVNLRTKHIRPTQRSPQGAVVQVEAPIHISNVSPVVDGKPTRVRFEQRSDGSKVRVAVRSGQPIATIARKRKGDKSKTETI; encoded by the coding sequence ATGGCAAGACACGTGCGAGCCGGAGACATGGTCATCGTCACCGCGGGGTCCGAAAAGGGCAAGACGGGCGAAGTGTCGAGCGTCAACCCGAAGGCTGAGACAGTGATCGTCAAGGGCGTAAACCTGCGCACCAAGCACATCCGCCCGACACAACGCAGCCCGCAGGGCGCGGTGGTGCAGGTGGAAGCACCGATTCATATTTCCAACGTCAGCCCCGTTGTGGACGGCAAGCCGACGCGTGTGCGATTTGAACAACGTTCGGATGGCTCGAAGGTCCGCGTCGCGGTGCGCAGCGGACAACCCATCGCAACCATCGCCCGCAAGCGCAAGGGCGACAAGTCAAAGACTGAAACGATCTGA
- the rplB gene encoding 50S ribosomal protein L2 — MSIRVYKPTSAGRRNASVNMHEEVTKKTPEKGLLRPKPSKGGRNHHGKITVRGRGGGVKRMYRMIDFRRGDRDGIEGTVVGIEYDPNRSSHIALIEYADGIKRYIIAPIGLKDGMKVISSSTEAAEPQVGNFMPLRYIPTGLSVHCVELEPGRGGQICRSAGSSARLTNKEGRYATLVLPSGEIRRVPIDCRAVIGQVGNTDHQNRRLGKAGLNRKLGRRPKVRGVAMSHHAHPLGGGEGRSKSGRPPVSPSGVEAKGGGTRNRKQHSQDLIIRRRKSKRYGQKR; from the coding sequence ATGTCGATTCGCGTATACAAACCGACAAGTGCTGGCCGTCGCAATGCGTCGGTGAACATGCACGAAGAAGTGACGAAGAAGACGCCCGAGAAGGGTCTTTTGCGTCCGAAGCCGAGCAAGGGCGGCCGCAACCATCACGGCAAGATCACCGTGCGTGGTCGTGGCGGCGGCGTGAAGCGCATGTATCGCATGATCGACTTCCGCCGGGGCGATCGCGACGGGATCGAGGGTACGGTGGTTGGAATCGAGTACGATCCCAATCGTTCGAGCCACATTGCGCTGATCGAGTATGCCGATGGGATCAAGCGCTATATCATCGCACCGATCGGGCTCAAGGACGGCATGAAGGTGATTTCGTCATCGACCGAAGCTGCGGAGCCTCAGGTTGGAAACTTCATGCCTCTGCGCTATATCCCGACGGGTCTGAGCGTTCACTGTGTGGAGCTTGAGCCTGGGCGTGGCGGGCAGATCTGTCGCTCGGCGGGTTCATCGGCCAGGTTGACCAACAAGGAAGGCCGATACGCGACTCTGGTGCTGCCTTCGGGCGAAATTCGTCGTGTGCCGATCGATTGCCGAGCGGTGATCGGGCAGGTCGGTAATACAGACCATCAGAATCGTCGCCTGGGCAAGGCGGGTTTGAATCGGAAGCTTGGGCGCCGGCCGAAGGTTCGCGGCGTTGCAATGAGCCACCATGCTCACCCGCTGGGTGGTGGTGAGGGTCGGAGCAAGAGCGGCCGTCCTCCGGTGAGTCCGTCGGGTGTCGAGGCCAAGGGCGGCGGCACGCGTAACCGGAAGCAGCACTCGCAGGATTTGATCATCCGTCGTCGCAAGAGCAAGCGGTACGGGCAGAAGCGGTAA
- the rplF gene encoding 50S ribosomal protein L6: MSRIGKKPVAVPSGVKVSLAGRTVHIEGPKGKLEFEHRPEVKVSVDDSNKSINVSIDESKADDRLTKALWGTTRAIFANMVVGVTKGYEKKLDVVGVGWNAAIAGKTLKLSVGFASPVMVDIPTGVNVLVEKQLITINGPDKQAVGQFAAKVRSKRPPEPYNGKGIKYAEEVIQRKQGKQFGS, from the coding sequence ATGTCGAGGATCGGAAAAAAACCAGTCGCAGTCCCATCGGGCGTGAAAGTCTCGCTCGCGGGTCGCACTGTGCACATCGAAGGCCCGAAGGGCAAGCTCGAGTTCGAGCATCGCCCCGAGGTGAAGGTCTCGGTCGATGACAGCAACAAGTCGATCAATGTCTCGATCGACGAGTCGAAGGCTGACGATCGCCTGACCAAGGCACTGTGGGGCACCACGCGCGCGATCTTCGCGAACATGGTGGTGGGCGTCACCAAAGGTTACGAGAAGAAGCTTGACGTCGTGGGCGTGGGTTGGAACGCTGCCATTGCGGGCAAGACGCTCAAGCTCAGCGTCGGCTTTGCAAGTCCGGTGATGGTTGACATTCCGACCGGCGTGAATGTTTTGGTCGAGAAGCAGTTGATCACGATCAATGGCCCGGACAAGCAGGCAGTGGGGCAGTTCGCCGCGAAGGTGCGGTCGAAGCGCCCGCCCGAGCCTTACAACGGCAAGGGCATCAAGTACGCGGAAGAAGTCATTCAGCGCAAGCAGGGCAAGCAGTTCGGCAGTTGA
- the rplP gene encoding 50S ribosomal protein L16 encodes MPPYKIPKRVKHRKEFRRVRERKATKGNYVAFGDYGLQALDQCWLKSNCIEAGRIAAQHFLKREGKLFIRVFPDKPVSKKPLETRMGKGKAEVDYWAARVKPGTVLFEIAGVSEPRAKEALVRVAMKMPIRCRFVKRRLTV; translated from the coding sequence ATGCCTCCCTATAAGATTCCGAAGCGAGTCAAACACCGCAAAGAGTTTCGCCGCGTGCGTGAGCGCAAGGCGACGAAGGGCAACTACGTTGCGTTCGGGGACTATGGCCTCCAGGCGCTCGATCAGTGCTGGCTCAAGAGCAACTGCATCGAGGCGGGGCGTATTGCTGCTCAGCACTTCCTCAAGCGTGAGGGCAAGCTGTTCATACGGGTGTTCCCGGACAAGCCCGTGAGCAAGAAGCCGCTGGAAACGCGCATGGGCAAGGGCAAGGCTGAAGTGGATTACTGGGCGGCGCGTGTCAAGCCCGGGACGGTGCTCTTCGAGATCGCGGGGGTCTCGGAGCCACGTGCCAAGGAAGCGTTGGTGCGTGTGGCGATGAAGATGCCGATCCGTTGCCGGTTCGTGAAGCGTCGTCTGACGGTCTGA